A genomic window from Streptomyces sp. WMMC940 includes:
- the rpmB gene encoding 50S ribosomal protein L28, producing the protein MAANCDVCGKGPGFGNNISHSHRRTSRRWNPNIQRVRAVVGRTPKRLNVCTSCIKAGKVSR; encoded by the coding sequence GTGGCTGCCAACTGCGACGTCTGCGGCAAGGGGCCGGGCTTCGGCAACAACATCTCCCACTCGCACCGCCGTACGTCCCGTCGCTGGAACCCGAACATCCAGCGCGTGCGTGCCGTGGTCGGTCGGACGCCGAAGCGGCTCAACGTCTGCACCTCGTGCATCAAGGCCGGCAAGGTCTCGCGCTAA
- the thiD gene encoding bifunctional hydroxymethylpyrimidine kinase/phosphomethylpyrimidine kinase encodes MTRQAPPRVLTVAGSDSGGGAGIQADLKTMLALGVHGMSVVTAVTAQNSLGVQGAWEVPVDAVRAQYRSVVDDIGVQAVKTGMLASAELVEAVADLLAGTDAPVVVDPVGVSKHGDSLLAASALESVRTKLLPTATVATPNLDEVVRITGVRVESETDLRRAADALLALGPRWALIKGGHLAGDAVDLLTDGTAAHWLRAPRHDNRHTHGTGCTLASAVAAELAKGRDVPEAVSAAKAYVTGAIAAGFALGGGIGPVDHAWERHRPGR; translated from the coding sequence ATGACGCGGCAGGCACCGCCGCGGGTGCTCACCGTCGCCGGGTCCGACTCCGGTGGCGGCGCCGGGATCCAGGCGGATCTCAAGACCATGCTCGCCCTCGGCGTGCACGGGATGAGCGTCGTCACGGCGGTGACCGCGCAGAACTCCCTCGGGGTGCAGGGAGCCTGGGAAGTGCCGGTCGACGCGGTGCGGGCCCAGTACCGGAGCGTCGTGGACGACATCGGGGTCCAGGCCGTGAAGACCGGGATGCTCGCCTCGGCCGAACTCGTCGAGGCCGTCGCGGACCTGCTGGCCGGCACGGACGCCCCCGTGGTCGTCGACCCGGTCGGCGTCTCCAAGCACGGCGACTCCCTGCTCGCCGCCTCCGCACTCGAATCCGTCCGTACGAAGCTGCTGCCGACGGCCACGGTCGCGACCCCGAACCTCGACGAGGTCGTCCGGATCACCGGCGTACGCGTGGAGAGCGAGACCGATCTGCGCCGTGCGGCGGACGCGCTGCTCGCCCTCGGGCCGCGATGGGCGCTGATCAAGGGCGGTCATCTCGCAGGGGACGCGGTGGACCTGCTCACCGACGGCACCGCGGCCCACTGGCTGCGTGCCCCGCGGCACGACAACCGGCACACACACGGCACCGGCTGCACCCTCGCCTCGGCCGTCGCGGCGGAGCTCGCCAAGGGACGGGACGTCCCCGAGGCCGTCTCGGCCGCCAAGGCGTACGTGACGGGCGCGATCGCCGCGGGATTCGCGCTCGGCGGCGGGATCGGCCCCGTCGACCACGCCTGGGAACGGCACCGGCCGGGCCGCTGA
- a CDS encoding thiamine-phosphate kinase — MKGTVGELGEFGLIRELTSRLTSTPAVRLGPGDDAAVVSAPDRRVVASTDLLLEGRHFRRDWSTAYDVGRKAAAQNLADIAAMGAVPTALLLGLVVPADLPVTWATELMDGIRDECQVAGAAVVGGDVVRGDTITLAITALGDLRNHDPVTRAGAQPGDVVAYTGWLGWSAAGHAVLSRGFRSPRAFVEAHRRPEPPYHAGPAAAGLGATAMTDVSDGLVADLGHIAEASKVRIDLRSGLIDIPSQMNDIGQAVGVDPLQWVLSGGEDHAIVATFPPDAKLPARWKVIGEVLNPSALPQVTVDGAPWTSKGGWDHFGEGT; from the coding sequence ATGAAGGGCACTGTGGGCGAACTGGGGGAGTTCGGGCTCATCAGGGAGCTCACCTCCAGGCTCACCTCCACCCCCGCGGTACGGCTCGGACCCGGCGACGACGCCGCGGTCGTGTCCGCACCCGACCGCAGGGTCGTGGCCAGCACCGACCTCCTGCTGGAGGGACGCCACTTCCGGCGCGACTGGTCCACCGCCTACGACGTGGGCCGCAAGGCCGCCGCGCAGAACCTCGCCGACATCGCCGCCATGGGCGCCGTGCCGACCGCTCTGCTGCTCGGCCTCGTGGTCCCCGCCGATCTCCCGGTCACCTGGGCCACCGAGCTGATGGACGGCATCCGCGACGAGTGCCAGGTCGCCGGTGCGGCGGTCGTCGGCGGCGACGTCGTCCGGGGCGACACGATCACCCTCGCGATCACCGCGCTCGGCGATCTGCGCAACCACGACCCGGTGACCAGGGCCGGCGCGCAGCCCGGCGATGTCGTCGCCTACACGGGCTGGTTGGGCTGGTCCGCCGCCGGACACGCAGTGCTCTCCCGCGGGTTCCGCTCGCCGCGCGCGTTCGTCGAGGCGCACCGCCGCCCCGAACCGCCGTACCACGCGGGCCCGGCCGCCGCGGGACTCGGCGCCACGGCGATGACCGACGTCAGCGACGGCCTCGTCGCCGACCTCGGCCACATCGCCGAGGCCAGCAAGGTCCGCATCGACCTGCGCTCCGGTCTCATCGACATCCCCTCGCAGATGAACGACATCGGCCAGGCCGTCGGTGTCGACCCTCTCCAGTGGGTGCTCAGCGGCGGTGAGGACCACGCGATCGTCGCCACCTTCCCGCCGGACGCGAAGCTGCCCGCACGCTGGAAGGTGATCGGCGAGGTGCTCAACCCGTCCGCGCTGCCGCAGGTGACCGTCGACGGGGCGCCCTGGACCAGCAAGGGCGGCTGGGACCACTTCGGGGAGGGCACATGA
- a CDS encoding Lrp/AsnC family transcriptional regulator — protein MVQAYILIQTEVGKASTVADTISKIPGVIQAEDVTGPYDVIVRAQADTVDELGRMVVAKVQQVDGITRTLTCPVVHL, from the coding sequence GTGGTACAGGCGTACATCCTCATTCAGACCGAGGTGGGCAAGGCGTCGACGGTCGCCGACACCATCTCCAAGATCCCGGGAGTGATCCAGGCCGAGGACGTGACGGGTCCCTACGACGTGATCGTGCGCGCCCAGGCCGACACCGTCGACGAGCTGGGCCGCATGGTGGTCGCCAAGGTCCAGCAAGTGGACGGCATCACCCGTACGCTCACCTGCCCCGTCGTGCACCTGTAG
- a CDS encoding DUF3515 domain-containing protein, with amino-acid sequence MTHRRLPFLPFAAVLLAAAGCSSTDAAPSVTVPAPPAEEKALCLALHKALPESVAGESRRDPEPRSELTAGWGDAAIVLRCGVPRPAGLQSEQADGVEVNGVDWYSEELEDGARFTTTYRRTYVEVTLSDRFTDMGPLTDLAGPVARTVPPLFTRNP; translated from the coding sequence ATGACTCACCGCCGGCTCCCGTTCCTGCCCTTCGCCGCCGTGCTGCTGGCCGCCGCGGGCTGCTCCTCCACGGACGCCGCCCCGTCGGTCACGGTTCCCGCTCCCCCCGCCGAGGAGAAGGCCCTCTGCCTGGCGTTGCACAAGGCGTTGCCGGAGTCGGTGGCCGGTGAGAGCCGCCGGGATCCCGAGCCCCGCTCCGAGCTGACCGCCGGGTGGGGGGACGCCGCGATCGTACTGCGCTGCGGGGTTCCGCGCCCCGCGGGGCTGCAGAGCGAGCAGGCGGACGGGGTGGAGGTGAACGGCGTGGACTGGTACTCCGAGGAGCTGGAGGACGGCGCCCGGTTCACCACCACCTACCGCAGGACGTACGTCGAGGTGACGCTGTCGGACCGGTTCACGGACATGGGGCCGCTGACGGATCTGGCGGGACCGGTCGCCCGGACCGTCCCTCCTCTCTTCACCCGGAATCCCTAG
- a CDS encoding D-alanine--D-alanine ligase family protein encodes MSENQSQSTGLVPTGGEALRKPRVAVVFGGRSSEHAISVVTAGAVLRAIDRTKYDVLPIGITADGRWALTADEPDRMAIADRRLPSVADLAESAEGGVVLSVDPANREVVYSEPGSVPKALGEVDVVFPVLHGPYGEDGTLQGLLELAGVPYVGAGVLASAVGQDKEYMKRVFVSFGLPVGPYAVIRPREWEQDPSAARKRIVDFAGEHGWPLFVKPARAGSSIGITKVDDLSGLDGAVEEARRHDPKILVEALLRGREIECGVLEFEDGPRASVPAEIPPVSSHDFYDFEAKYIDSATGLVPAPLTDEETAEVQRLAVEAFEAASCEGLVRADFFLTEAGRFVINEINTMPGFTPISMYPRMWQESGVDYAELVDLLIRAALRRSTGLR; translated from the coding sequence ATGAGCGAGAACCAGTCCCAGAGCACCGGCCTCGTCCCCACCGGCGGTGAGGCGCTCCGCAAGCCGCGTGTCGCGGTCGTCTTCGGCGGCCGAAGCTCCGAGCACGCGATCTCCGTCGTGACGGCCGGCGCCGTACTGCGTGCCATCGACCGCACCAAGTACGACGTCCTGCCCATCGGCATCACGGCGGACGGCCGCTGGGCGCTGACGGCCGACGAGCCCGACCGGATGGCCATCGCCGACCGGAGGCTGCCGTCCGTCGCCGACCTCGCCGAATCGGCCGAGGGCGGCGTCGTTCTCTCCGTGGACCCGGCCAACCGCGAGGTCGTCTACAGCGAGCCCGGCTCCGTGCCCAAGGCGCTCGGCGAGGTCGACGTCGTCTTCCCCGTGCTGCACGGCCCGTACGGCGAGGACGGCACGCTCCAGGGCCTGCTCGAACTCGCCGGCGTCCCGTACGTGGGAGCCGGGGTGCTCGCCTCGGCCGTCGGCCAGGACAAGGAGTACATGAAGCGGGTCTTCGTCTCCTTCGGACTGCCGGTCGGCCCGTACGCGGTGATCAGGCCCCGTGAGTGGGAGCAGGATCCTTCCGCCGCCCGTAAGAGGATCGTCGACTTCGCCGGCGAGCACGGCTGGCCGCTGTTCGTGAAGCCCGCCCGTGCCGGTTCCTCGATCGGCATCACCAAGGTCGACGACCTCTCGGGCCTGGACGGGGCCGTCGAGGAGGCCCGGCGCCACGACCCGAAGATCCTCGTGGAGGCGCTGCTGCGCGGCCGCGAGATCGAGTGCGGTGTGCTGGAGTTCGAGGACGGCCCCCGCGCCAGTGTGCCGGCCGAGATCCCGCCCGTGTCCTCGCACGACTTCTACGACTTCGAGGCCAAGTACATCGACTCGGCCACCGGGCTCGTGCCCGCGCCGCTCACCGACGAGGAGACCGCCGAGGTGCAGCGGCTCGCCGTCGAGGCGTTCGAGGCCGCGTCCTGCGAGGGACTGGTCCGCGCGGACTTCTTCCTCACCGAGGCGGGCCGGTTCGTGATCAACGAGATCAACACCATGCCGGGCTTCACGCCCATCTCGATGTACCCGCGCATGTGGCAGGAGTCCGGGGTCGACTACGCGGAGCTCGTCGACCTGCTGATCCGGGCCGCGCTGCGCCGCTCCACCGGACTGCGCTGA
- a CDS encoding NAD(P)H-dependent glycerol-3-phosphate dehydrogenase, protein MTRSVKAAVFGTGSWGTAFSMVLADAGCEVTMWGRRAELVDAVNGTRTNPDYLPGVQLPEAVRATTDPAEAARDADFTVLVVPSQTLRANLTEWAPLLAPDTVLVSLMKGVELGTAKRMSEVIEEVVAKAPAGGAPDEVRGRVAVLTGPNLAKEIADRQPAAAVVACADEGVARRLQSACMTPYFRAYTNTDVVGCELGGAVKNVIGLAVGIADGMGLGDNSKATLITRGLAETTRLGLAMGADPMTFAGLAGLGDLVATCSSPLSRNHTFGTNLGRGMTLQETIAATKQTAEGVKSCESVLDLARRHGVDMPITETVVSIVHEGKPPVVALKELMSRSAKPERH, encoded by the coding sequence GTGACTCGTTCCGTCAAGGCGGCCGTCTTCGGCACCGGCTCCTGGGGCACGGCCTTCTCGATGGTCCTCGCCGACGCCGGCTGCGAGGTGACCATGTGGGGCCGCCGCGCCGAACTGGTCGACGCCGTCAACGGCACCCGCACCAACCCCGACTACCTGCCGGGGGTCCAGCTCCCCGAGGCGGTCCGGGCAACCACCGACCCCGCCGAGGCCGCCCGCGACGCCGACTTCACCGTCCTCGTCGTCCCCTCCCAGACCCTGCGCGCCAACCTCACGGAATGGGCGCCGCTGCTGGCCCCCGACACCGTGCTCGTCTCCCTGATGAAGGGCGTCGAACTCGGCACCGCCAAGCGGATGAGCGAGGTCATCGAGGAAGTGGTCGCCAAGGCACCGGCCGGGGGCGCCCCGGACGAGGTCCGGGGGAGGGTCGCCGTCCTCACCGGGCCCAACCTGGCCAAGGAGATCGCCGACCGCCAGCCCGCGGCCGCGGTCGTCGCCTGCGCCGACGAGGGCGTCGCCCGGCGCCTCCAGTCCGCCTGCATGACCCCGTACTTCCGCGCCTACACCAACACCGACGTCGTGGGCTGCGAGCTCGGCGGCGCGGTCAAGAACGTCATCGGACTGGCCGTAGGCATCGCGGACGGCATGGGCCTCGGCGACAACTCCAAGGCCACCCTCATCACCCGGGGGCTCGCCGAGACGACCCGCCTCGGACTCGCCATGGGCGCCGACCCGATGACGTTCGCCGGCCTCGCCGGCCTCGGCGACCTCGTGGCCACCTGTTCCTCCCCGCTCTCCCGGAACCACACCTTCGGCACCAACCTCGGCCGCGGGATGACGCTCCAGGAGACCATCGCCGCGACCAAGCAGACGGCCGAGGGCGTCAAGTCCTGCGAGTCGGTTCTCGATCTCGCCCGCCGGCACGGAGTCGACATGCCCATCACCGAGACGGTCGTGTCGATCGTCCACGAGGGCAAGCCGCCGGTCGTCGCGCTCAAGGAGCTGATGTCCCGCAGCGCCAAGCCCGAGCGCCACTGA
- a CDS encoding lysophospholipid acyltransferase family protein, protein MSRRRIGFWYRLAAVIAKPPLVVLFKRDWRGMEHIPADGGFITAVNHNSYLDPLSYAHYQYNTGRVPRFLAKSGLFKGSFVGTMLRGTGQIPVYRETTNALDAFRAAVDAIERGECVAFYPEGTLTRDPGMWPMAGKTGAARVALLTKAPVIPVAQWGANMAMPPYAKENKLRLFPRKTLVVQAGPPVDLDRFHGMEPTPDVLREATEVIMAAITAQLEEIRGEKAPATPYDHRQARAEQRRRAAGEGIK, encoded by the coding sequence GTGTCCCGCCGCAGAATCGGCTTCTGGTACCGCCTTGCTGCGGTCATCGCGAAACCGCCGCTGGTGGTTCTGTTCAAGCGGGACTGGCGGGGAATGGAGCACATTCCGGCCGACGGAGGATTCATCACCGCGGTGAATCACAACTCCTACCTGGATCCGCTCTCCTACGCGCACTACCAGTACAACACCGGACGGGTCCCGCGCTTCCTGGCGAAGTCCGGGCTCTTCAAGGGTTCCTTCGTGGGCACGATGCTGCGCGGCACCGGCCAGATCCCCGTCTACCGGGAGACGACGAACGCCCTCGACGCCTTCCGCGCCGCGGTCGACGCCATCGAGCGCGGCGAGTGCGTCGCGTTCTACCCCGAGGGCACGCTGACCCGGGACCCCGGGATGTGGCCGATGGCGGGCAAGACCGGTGCCGCGCGCGTCGCGCTCCTCACCAAGGCCCCGGTCATCCCCGTGGCCCAGTGGGGCGCCAACATGGCGATGCCGCCCTACGCCAAGGAGAACAAGCTGCGTCTCTTCCCCCGGAAGACCCTGGTCGTGCAGGCGGGGCCGCCCGTGGACCTCGACCGGTTCCACGGCATGGAGCCCACCCCCGACGTCCTGCGCGAGGCCACCGAGGTCATCATGGCCGCGATCACCGCGCAGCTGGAGGAGATCCGCGGCGAGAAGGCGCCGGCGACGCCGTACGACCACCGCCAGGCGCGGGCCGAACAGCGGCGCAGGGCCGCCGGGGAGGGGATCAAGTGA
- the cofC gene encoding 2-phospho-L-lactate guanylyltransferase: MHWSLVVPLKPLALAKSRLSEATGGAMRPRFALAFAQDTVSRALSCRTVRDVVVVTDDPLAAAELAALGARVVPDSPGAGLNAALAHGAAEVRALRPAAAVAALNADLPALRPEELERVLARARQFPRAFLADAAGIGTTFLSAAPGTELRPAFGGHSRQRHLTSGAVEIELDGVESIRRDVDTGGDLRAALALGVGPRTAARCATAPVGWSC, from the coding sequence GTGCACTGGTCACTGGTCGTCCCCCTGAAACCGCTCGCACTGGCCAAGAGCAGGTTGTCGGAGGCCACGGGTGGTGCGATGCGGCCGCGGTTCGCGCTCGCCTTCGCACAGGACACGGTCTCCCGGGCGCTGTCCTGCCGCACGGTGCGGGATGTGGTGGTCGTCACTGACGATCCGCTGGCGGCGGCCGAGCTGGCGGCCCTGGGCGCGCGTGTCGTCCCGGACTCGCCGGGCGCGGGGCTCAACGCGGCGCTGGCCCACGGGGCCGCCGAGGTGCGCGCGCTGCGGCCGGCCGCGGCGGTGGCGGCGCTCAACGCGGACCTCCCGGCGCTGCGCCCCGAGGAATTGGAACGGGTGCTCGCCAGGGCCCGGCAATTCCCCAGGGCTTTCCTGGCGGATGCCGCCGGAATTGGCACGACATTCCTGTCGGCGGCACCCGGCACAGAATTGCGTCCCGCATTCGGCGGGCACTCACGGCAGCGGCATTTGACCTCGGGGGCCGTGGAAATCGAATTGGACGGGGTGGAGTCGATACGCCGCGACGTGGACACGGGCGGCGATCTGCGGGCCGCTCTCGCGCTGGGCGTCGGCCCGCGGACGGCGGCCCGGTGCGCTACGGCACCGGTCGGCTGGAGCTGCTGA
- a CDS encoding HU family DNA-binding protein yields MNKAQLVEAIADKMGGRQQAAEAVDAVLDAIVRAVVGGDRVSVTGFGSFEKVDRPARYARNPQTGERVRVKKTSVPRFRAGQGFKDLVSGTKKLPRGGEVSVKKAPKGSLQMGAAAKKAAAKKATAKKAAAKKTTAKKTTAAKKTAAKKTTAKKTTAAAKKTTAKKAATAKKTAPAKKATAKKAPAKKATARKTTAKKTTARKK; encoded by the coding sequence GTGAACAAGGCGCAGCTCGTAGAAGCGATTGCCGACAAGATGGGCGGCCGGCAGCAGGCCGCCGAAGCTGTCGACGCGGTCCTCGACGCGATCGTCCGCGCGGTTGTCGGCGGCGACCGGGTTTCGGTCACCGGCTTCGGCTCGTTCGAGAAGGTGGACCGCCCGGCCCGCTACGCCCGCAACCCGCAGACGGGCGAGCGCGTACGGGTCAAGAAGACCTCGGTGCCGCGGTTCCGCGCGGGCCAGGGATTCAAGGACCTGGTGAGCGGCACGAAGAAGCTCCCCAGGGGTGGCGAAGTGTCCGTGAAGAAGGCTCCGAAGGGCAGCCTGCAGATGGGCGCCGCCGCGAAGAAGGCGGCCGCGAAGAAGGCGACGGCCAAGAAGGCGGCGGCGAAGAAGACCACCGCCAAGAAGACCACGGCCGCGAAGAAGACGGCGGCGAAGAAGACCACCGCCAAGAAGACCACCGCGGCGGCGAAGAAGACCACCGCCAAGAAGGCGGCGACGGCGAAGAAGACCGCTCCCGCGAAGAAGGCGACGGCCAAGAAGGCGCCGGCGAAGAAGGCCACCGCGCGCAAGACCACCGCCAAGAAGACCACTGCCCGCAAGAAGTAA
- the leuD gene encoding 3-isopropylmalate dehydratase small subunit, with translation MEAFTTHTGRAVPLRRSNVDTDQIIPAHWLKKVTRDGFEDGLFEAWRKNDDFVLNQPERQGATVLIAGPDFGTGSSREHAVWALQNYGFKTVISSRFADIFRGNSLKNGLLTVVLPQQTVDRLWELTETDPDVDITVDLEQRQVRAPGVTADFELDENARWRLLNGLDDISLTLQNEADIAAYEASRPAFKPRTIEV, from the coding sequence ATGGAAGCTTTCACCACCCACACCGGCCGGGCCGTGCCGCTGCGCCGCAGCAACGTCGACACCGACCAGATCATCCCCGCCCACTGGCTGAAGAAGGTCACCCGCGACGGATTCGAGGACGGCCTCTTCGAGGCCTGGCGCAAGAACGACGACTTCGTCCTCAACCAGCCCGAGCGGCAGGGCGCCACCGTGCTGATCGCGGGCCCCGACTTCGGCACCGGCTCCTCCCGCGAACACGCCGTCTGGGCCCTGCAGAACTACGGCTTCAAGACAGTCATCTCCTCCCGCTTCGCCGACATCTTCCGCGGCAACTCCCTCAAGAACGGCCTGCTGACCGTGGTACTCCCCCAGCAGACCGTCGACCGGCTCTGGGAACTGACCGAGACCGACCCCGACGTCGACATCACCGTCGACCTCGAACAGCGCCAGGTCCGCGCCCCAGGCGTCACCGCCGACTTCGAACTCGACGAGAACGCCCGATGGAGGCTGCTCAACGGCCTCGACGACATCAGCCTCACCCTTCAGAACGAAGCCGACATCGCGGCCTACGAAGCCTCCAGGCCGGCCTTCAAACCTCGTACGATTGAGGTCTGA
- the leuC gene encoding 3-isopropylmalate dehydratase large subunit has translation MGRTLAEKVWDDHVVRRVEGEPDLLFIDLHLLHEVTSPQAFDGLRQNGRRVRRLDLTIATEDHNTPTLDIDKPVADPVSRAQLETLRKNCAEFGVRLHPLGDVEQGVVHVVGPQLGLTQPGTTVVCGDSHTSTHGAFGALAFGIGTSQVEHVLATQTLPMARPRTMAITVDGELPDDVTAKDLILAIIARIGTGGGQGYVLEYRGPAIEKLSMEARMTICNMSIEAGARAGMIAPDQTTFDYLKGRDHAPTGEDWDAAVAYWRTLRTDDDAVFDAEVFIDAAELAPFVTWGTNPGQGAPLSGQVPDPASYEDASERLAAEKALEYMGLTAGQALRDIKVDTVFVGSCTNGRIEDLRSAASVLQGRKVTDGVRMLVVPGSVRVALQAVEEGLDKVFKEAGAQWRHAGCSMCLGMNPDQLAPGERSASTSNRNFEGRQGKGGRTHLVSPQVAAATAVLGHLASPADLTDVSATPTPAGV, from the coding sequence ATGGGTAGGACACTCGCGGAGAAGGTCTGGGACGATCATGTCGTCCGGCGCGTCGAGGGCGAGCCCGATCTCCTCTTCATCGATCTCCACCTGCTGCACGAGGTGACGAGTCCGCAGGCGTTCGACGGTCTCCGTCAGAACGGGCGCCGGGTGCGGCGGCTCGACCTCACCATCGCGACCGAGGACCACAACACCCCCACCCTGGACATCGACAAGCCCGTCGCCGACCCCGTCTCCCGTGCGCAGCTGGAGACCCTGCGCAAGAACTGCGCGGAGTTCGGCGTCCGGCTGCATCCGCTGGGTGACGTCGAGCAGGGCGTGGTCCATGTCGTGGGGCCGCAGCTGGGGCTGACCCAGCCGGGCACCACCGTGGTCTGCGGCGACTCCCACACCTCCACCCACGGCGCCTTCGGCGCGCTGGCGTTCGGTATCGGCACCTCCCAGGTCGAGCACGTACTGGCCACCCAGACCCTGCCCATGGCCCGCCCCAGGACCATGGCGATCACCGTCGACGGGGAACTGCCCGACGACGTCACCGCCAAGGACCTGATCCTGGCCATCATCGCCAGGATCGGCACCGGCGGCGGCCAAGGCTACGTCCTGGAATACCGCGGCCCGGCCATCGAGAAGCTCTCGATGGAGGCCCGGATGACCATCTGCAACATGTCCATCGAGGCCGGCGCCCGAGCGGGCATGATCGCCCCCGACCAGACCACGTTCGACTACCTGAAAGGACGCGACCACGCCCCGACGGGCGAGGACTGGGACGCGGCCGTCGCCTACTGGAGGACCCTGCGCACCGACGACGACGCGGTCTTCGACGCCGAGGTGTTCATCGACGCCGCCGAACTGGCCCCGTTCGTCACCTGGGGCACCAACCCCGGCCAGGGCGCACCGCTGTCCGGACAGGTCCCCGACCCCGCATCGTACGAGGACGCCTCGGAGCGTCTCGCCGCGGAAAAGGCCCTGGAATACATGGGGTTGACCGCCGGACAGGCGCTGCGCGACATCAAGGTGGACACCGTCTTCGTAGGCTCCTGCACCAACGGCCGTATCGAGGACCTGCGCTCGGCGGCGTCGGTCCTCCAGGGCCGCAAAGTCACCGACGGCGTACGGATGCTGGTCGTTCCCGGCTCGGTGCGGGTCGCCCTGCAGGCCGTCGAGGAAGGGCTGGACAAGGTCTTCAAGGAGGCCGGCGCCCAATGGCGGCACGCGGGCTGCTCGATGTGCCTGGGCATGAACCCCGACCAGCTCGCCCCCGGCGAGCGCTCCGCCTCCACCTCCAACCGCAACTTCGAAGGCCGCCAGGGCAAAGGCGGACGAACCCACCTGGTCTCGCCACAGGTCGCCGCCGCCACCGCGGTCCTCGGCCACCTCGCCTCTCCCGCCGACCTCACCGACGTGTCCGCCACCCCCACGCCCGCCGGAGTCTGA
- the ndgR gene encoding IclR family transcriptional regulator NdgR — protein MDNSSGVGVLDKAALVLSALESGPATLAGLVAATGLARPTAHRLAVALEHHRMVARDMQGRFILGPRLAELAAAAGEDRLLATAGPVLTHLRDVTGESAQLYRRQGDMRICVAAAERLSGLRDTVPVGSTLTMKAGSSAQILMAWEEPERLHRGLQGARFTATALSGVRRRGWAQSIGEREPGVASVSAPVRGPSNRVVAAVSVSGPIERLTRHPGRMHAQAVIDAAARLSDALRRG, from the coding sequence ATGGACAACTCTAGCGGCGTCGGCGTTCTCGACAAGGCAGCTCTGGTACTGAGCGCCCTGGAGTCCGGTCCGGCCACCCTCGCCGGGCTGGTCGCGGCGACAGGGCTCGCACGACCCACGGCACACCGCCTCGCCGTGGCACTGGAACACCACCGGATGGTGGCGAGGGACATGCAGGGCCGGTTCATCCTCGGCCCGCGGCTGGCGGAGCTCGCAGCCGCCGCCGGCGAGGACCGGCTGCTGGCCACGGCGGGGCCGGTGCTGACGCATCTGCGCGATGTGACGGGCGAGAGCGCGCAGCTCTACCGCCGGCAGGGAGACATGCGCATCTGCGTGGCGGCCGCCGAGCGGCTGTCCGGACTGCGGGACACGGTGCCCGTCGGCTCCACGCTCACCATGAAGGCGGGCTCCTCGGCCCAGATCCTGATGGCCTGGGAGGAGCCGGAGCGGCTGCACCGCGGTCTGCAGGGGGCGCGCTTCACGGCGACGGCACTGTCCGGCGTCCGGCGCCGGGGCTGGGCGCAGTCGATCGGCGAGCGGGAGCCCGGCGTCGCGTCCGTCTCGGCGCCGGTGCGCGGCCCCTCGAACCGGGTCGTCGCCGCCGTCTCGGTCTCCGGACCGATCGAGCGCCTCACCCGACACCCCGGCCGGATGCACGCACAGGCCGTCATCGACGCGGCGGCACGCCTCTCCGACGCCCTCCGCCGCGGCTGA
- a CDS encoding DUF4188 domain-containing protein, whose protein sequence is MGSTPIQGRMTADAQGDVVVFLIGMRINSFRSVRSWWPVFRAMPRMLKELSKDEDSGLLGYRLLLGGPRVLCTVQYWDTEEKLFAYAAAQDREHRPAWAAFNRRMREGRGKVGFWHETYIVPAGSYENVYVNMPAFGLGAASGVVPVARRGERAAERLRPA, encoded by the coding sequence ATGGGCAGCACACCGATCCAGGGCCGCATGACCGCCGACGCGCAGGGCGACGTGGTCGTCTTCCTCATCGGCATGCGCATCAACAGCTTCCGCTCGGTGCGGAGTTGGTGGCCGGTGTTCCGGGCCATGCCGCGGATGCTGAAGGAGCTGTCGAAGGACGAGGACAGCGGGCTGCTCGGCTACCGGTTGCTGCTGGGCGGTCCACGCGTCCTCTGCACCGTCCAGTACTGGGACACCGAGGAGAAGCTCTTCGCCTACGCGGCGGCCCAGGACAGGGAGCACCGCCCGGCCTGGGCGGCGTTCAACCGGCGGATGCGCGAGGGCAGGGGGAAGGTCGGCTTCTGGCACGAGACGTACATCGTGCCGGCGGGCTCGTACGAGAACGTCTACGTGAACATGCCCGCGTTCGGTCTGGGTGCGGCGAGCGGTGTCGTCCCGGTCGCCCGGCGCGGTGAACGGGCCGCGGAGCGTCTGCGCCCGGCATGA